The window TGCCATTATGAAGCTCTCGGAAATTATGCGCTACATGATTTATGAAAGCAATACGCCAACAGTAGCTTTAAGCAAAGAGGTAGATTATTTAACCAACTATATCGAACTACAAAAAATCAGGTTTAAAGATGGCGCTTTCATTGAGCTTACGCTGAACGGAGAGATAGACGACCAGAAGATTGTACCCTTGATGTTGATTTCGTTTGTAGAGAACGCTTTTAAACATGGTGTGGTAAACGACCCATCAGAGCCGGTTAAAATAAATATTATTGCCAACCAGAAGATTTTGCATTTTAGTGTAATTAACAAAAAAAGCAATTTAAATAAAGATGCGCAGGGTGGGGTAGGTTTAACCAACGTAGAAAGACGTTTACAATTGGTTTATCCCGACAGATATAAATTAAATGTTGTAAATTCGGCTACGCATTACACCTGCGAACTGATGATTGATATATAACCGGAAACCATTTATAAACCGGATATACGTTAAATCGTGAATTAAAATAAAAATCTAAAATGAACCTAAACTGTATTGTTGTAGATGATGAGCCTTTAGCGCTTGATATTTTACAGGATTATATCTCGAAAGTACCCTTTTTAACAATGGTTAAAAGATGCGAAAACCCAATTGAGGCCTTGCAGATTGTGCAGGGTGGTGGGATTGACCTCGTATTTTTGGATATTCAAATGCCTGAATTAACGGGTATACAGTTTTTGAAGATTGCAGGCAACAAATGCCATTATATTCTAACTACCGCCTATCCGCAATATGCTTTAGAGAGTTACGATTTGAACGTTTCTGATTATCTGCTAAAGCCAATTGCTTTTGATCGTTTTTATAAAGCCGTAGAAAAAGTACACAACCAGGTTAAACCGGTAGAGGCCCCTGCAAGTGTGGCTCAGCCTTTAGTTACGCCAGCACCATTTTCGGGTACACCTAATCCAGTACAGGATTATATTTTTGTTAAAACAGAGCATAAAATCCAGAAGATTTACCTGCACGATATCCTTTATATCGAAGGGTTAAAAGATTATATCTCTATTTTTACCAAAGATGAGCGTGTAATTACTTTGCAGAGCATGAAAAAAATGGAGGAAGCTTTGCCACAGAGTCAGTTTATCCGTGTACACAAATCGTATATTGTTGCCGTTGATAAAATTGAGAGCATTGAACGTAGCCGTATTACCATCAACCAGAAAATTATTCCTGTTGGAGATACATACCGCGACGAATTTTTTAGGGTAATTGGTAATAAGAACATCTAGGTGTCAGTCCTGAGTCTTTAGTCTGAAGTCCAGAATCGGGGGGACAAATAAGCTTTTGGCTCTTAAACCTTGATACCCTCTACCTGATACTTTTTTTTAATACGCTCTACTCTGCACCTGATACGATATTCTGCTCAAGCTCCTGCCCCAAAACTTTCCTGATCTCATTTTCGGCTTCCAAAGTAATCTCGTTGGCTGTTTTTCCTTCAGGTTCTATTGGTTTTAATACCGTCCATTTCAAGGCATTGCCTGTGGTTAGGGGGTACATGCCAAAGCGCACAATCTTCCATGAGTTTTCTATCGCAACCGGAACTACAAGCGCATTTGGTACAACCTTTAAAATGGTAGCGATACCGCCAAACTGAAAGGTCTTTACCTTGCCATCTTTAGCTCTGGTTCCTTCCGGAAAGATAACCGTGCTCCAGTTGTTTTCTTTCATGCGGCGACCAAGCTTTATGATTTCAGAAATGGCTTGTTTATTGTCTTTACGGTTAATATTGGCCCCTCCGCCTAAACGCAGGTTAATGGAAATAGAGGGAATGCCTTTGGTAAGCTCTATTTTGGAAATGAATTTGGCACTGTATTTTCTTAAAAACCAGATTAACGACGGAATATCGTACATGCTCTGGTGGTTTGCAGCAAAAATAATAGGCCTATCAGTAGGCAAATTGTAATCGTTTTTAAAGCTGATGGAGTTGAATAGCGATAGCTGGCTGTATGTTAAAAAGAAATTGAGCACGTCAACCGAAATTTTATGCGCCTTATAGCCAAGAAGCTTAAAGGATAACCATTGAATAGGGTGGAAGATACAAAGGAATAATCCGAAGAGGATATAGAAAATCGGGCTTAAAATATAGCCAAAAAGCTTGCTCATCTGGTTGATTTAATGGATGGCAAAGATAATAATAAATTATTCTGCTTTGATTATTCCATTACAATTCACCGTTTTGCATCATTATTTTGGCTTTTAAAATTGCGGCTACGCTTATCGAATCGGTTATTTCGGCATTGAGCACCATTTGGTAAGCTTCTTCAAACGGCAATTTTTTAAGCATCAGTTGTTCGGTTTCTTCAGGCATGGCAATACCTTGTATAAGACCGGTAGCCACATAAATAATGCTTAGTTCATCGCTAACCGAGTTGGAAAGGTATAATCTTTGAATTTCTTTCCAGTTTTGGGCGCTCATGCCCGTTTCTTCAAGCAATTCTCTTCTGGCGCTATCTAAAGGTGCCTCATGAAAAGGGCCACCACCTTCCGGAATTTCCCAGCTATAGGCTTTTATGGGGTAACGATATTGACCAACCAGCCAGGTGTTGTAATCCTCATCAAGCGGTAAAATCCCAATGGCGAGGTTTTTAAAATGCACTTCACCATAAATACCTTTTCCGCCCGATGGATTGATTACCTGATGCTCGGTTATGCGAATCCAGTTGTTATCGTATTTTACATCGCTTTGCAGCGTTTTCCAGGGATTAATCTCTTCCATACCGCAATATAAGCATATCCTATTAGCTTAGTGCGGTTTTGCCAGCGGTGGCGGCGGAATTTTATTTACCTTAATTTTAGTAAAACGGTAATTGAGACTAAAGGTGAAATTCTGGGTATTGTTGGTCGAATAATTCTCTACCCTGAAATTCTGACCTTCGTTAAAAAATGTATTGGTGCGGTTGCCTAAAATATCGTTAATGGTTACGCGCAGGTTTAACCTATTGCCTAAAAAGGCTTTACGGGCCGAGAAATTGGAAGTCATAGAGCCCTTGTTGCGGCCCTGCGCATTGGCATTGTTTGCGTAATTTAAATTCGATTCGAAAGCCGTTTTAAAGGGCAATTGCATTGAAAGGCCAATTGCAGCCCTAAAGCTAATTCCATCACGGTTTAAAGAGCTGTTTAGCTGCGATTTATAATTGCTTTGTATTACACTGAAATTTCCGTTGGCTGATATTTTGTTTGTTGGCCGGTAATTGCCAATTAAAATAAGCGATAGCGAATTGTTGGTACCTACATTATCGAAAGTGTTTTCAGATCGTGCCGTGTTTGATCCTGGAATTAAAGTAACGGTACGGTAACGTTCTATAACACCCTGGCTGGTAGAATACGATAACCTGGGGTTAAAAGACCATTTCTGGCCAAATGCTCCAAAATTGATATCGAACTGATGCGTATAAGCGGGCGATAAATTCGGATTTCCGTATGAAATGTTTAACGTATCTACATTGTTTACCTGAGGGTTTAATGTGTTTTCCCTCGGCCGGTTAATGCGGATGCTATAGGTAGCCCCGATGTTGTAGCGTTTGCGGTAAAAACGGTTTAAAGAGAGGTTAGGGAAAACACTTAAATAAGGTTTTACATTATAGTTATCGCCTGTAGATAAATCGAAGGCCACATCAGTAAGCTCGGCCCTTACACCTGTTTTTATGCCCCAGCCTACATTACGGTAATTATACGAAGCATAAGCGGCACCGATGTTTCCGTTGTATAAAAACTGGTTCGATAATTTGTTGTTGTGTATAAATTGTTGCGTGGCAAAATTAAAATTCTCGATCAGCAGGTCGTTATCATTTTTTCTATAGCTAAAAGCCAGGCCGGCTTCAATACGGTCGCGCTTTTTAAATATTGGTTTTTCGTAATCTAAAGTTACGTTTAGGCCATGGTTACCGGTGTTGTTATTGTTCTGCTGTAAGCTGGGCTTTAGCGTGCTTGTTTGGGCATAGGTAGTGTTGTAGCTGCGGAAATCGATATTCTTATTGGTGTTGAAATTTAAACCTAATGATATTTTTCCTCCGCTGGTATCGGTTTGCAAGTCGTAATCGGTATTAAAAACAAAATTGTTGCTGTTGCCGTTGCCGGTGTTGAGCTGATTACGCAGGCGGCTTTCTATTCGGGTTTCATCTAAATAATGAAGATCTGTTGAAGAATTGGAATTGGTATTGTTGAGGTTGTAATTGGTTGACAGGCGCAAACTCTGTTTAGGGCTAATGGTCCAGTCTAAGCCCAACCTGAAATTACCGCCATTGTTGTGGTTTTTGTAAACACCGTATTGGTCGTAGTAAAAGGTTGTATCCGGAAAGAAATTCTCGCGGAAATTATGGCTATCGCCCTTGCTTACGTTATAACGGTAAGCCGCGCTACCATTAAGGGCGTAAGATTTACCCCGATAAGAG is drawn from Pedobacter sp. HDW13 and contains these coding sequences:
- a CDS encoding LytTR family DNA-binding domain-containing protein, which gives rise to MNLNCIVVDDEPLALDILQDYISKVPFLTMVKRCENPIEALQIVQGGGIDLVFLDIQMPELTGIQFLKIAGNKCHYILTTAYPQYALESYDLNVSDYLLKPIAFDRFYKAVEKVHNQVKPVEAPASVAQPLVTPAPFSGTPNPVQDYIFVKTEHKIQKIYLHDILYIEGLKDYISIFTKDERVITLQSMKKMEEALPQSQFIRVHKSYIVAVDKIESIERSRITINQKIIPVGDTYRDEFFRVIGNKNI
- a CDS encoding 1-acyl-sn-glycerol-3-phosphate acyltransferase, with product MSKLFGYILSPIFYILFGLFLCIFHPIQWLSFKLLGYKAHKISVDVLNFFLTYSQLSLFNSISFKNDYNLPTDRPIIFAANHQSMYDIPSLIWFLRKYSAKFISKIELTKGIPSISINLRLGGGANINRKDNKQAISEIIKLGRRMKENNWSTVIFPEGTRAKDGKVKTFQFGGIATILKVVPNALVVPVAIENSWKIVRFGMYPLTTGNALKWTVLKPIEPEGKTANEITLEAENEIRKVLGQELEQNIVSGAE
- a CDS encoding NUDIX hydrolase — its product is MEEINPWKTLQSDVKYDNNWIRITEHQVINPSGGKGIYGEVHFKNLAIGILPLDEDYNTWLVGQYRYPIKAYSWEIPEGGGPFHEAPLDSARRELLEETGMSAQNWKEIQRLYLSNSVSDELSIIYVATGLIQGIAMPEETEQLMLKKLPFEEAYQMVLNAEITDSISVAAILKAKIMMQNGEL
- a CDS encoding outer membrane beta-barrel protein; translation: MGKLLLRLCFVSLALLFGTSTAFAAEKGIISGKVVEEVGGLPIPSAVISVYIDGSEQPVITSATDEDGRFSIKNLKPGNYNIRVSFIGYAPLKVNGIALTEKDYDKNLGALKLSSEQNSLQEVTITVQKPPIEFGADGVTYNVGSTLLAEGSTATDVLKNVPMVQVDIDGNATIAGKRNTRVFIDGKPSDYMTSNIADLLNVLPSDAIDKIEVLTNPPSKYSGDGEGIINIVMKKGFKVGFNGNAGIAGGLQGNGNTNANASYRGKSYALNGSAAYRYNVSKGDSHNFRENFFPDTTFYYDQYGVYKNHNNGGNFRLGLDWTISPKQSLRLSTNYNLNNTNSNSSTDLHYLDETRIESRLRNQLNTGNGNSNNFVFNTDYDLQTDTSGGKISLGLNFNTNKNIDFRSYNTTYAQTSTLKPSLQQNNNNTGNHGLNVTLDYEKPIFKKRDRIEAGLAFSYRKNDNDLLIENFNFATQQFIHNNKLSNQFLYNGNIGAAYASYNYRNVGWGIKTGVRAELTDVAFDLSTGDNYNVKPYLSVFPNLSLNRFYRKRYNIGATYSIRINRPRENTLNPQVNNVDTLNISYGNPNLSPAYTHQFDINFGAFGQKWSFNPRLSYSTSQGVIERYRTVTLIPGSNTARSENTFDNVGTNNSLSLILIGNYRPTNKISANGNFSVIQSNYKSQLNSSLNRDGISFRAAIGLSMQLPFKTAFESNLNYANNANAQGRNKGSMTSNFSARKAFLGNRLNLRVTINDILGNRTNTFFNEGQNFRVENYSTNNTQNFTFSLNYRFTKIKVNKIPPPPLAKPH